A single region of the Streptomyces virginiae genome encodes:
- a CDS encoding PhoX family protein gives MRKLLPFIGNPHGSGRSALTCRYRCGDACFHEVPNTSDNEYVGDVIARAYSRRAMLRSAAVVTVATAAGSAVAFGGPGQTANATPSADAAAAGAGKGGEAARGLRFKAVAPNTDDKVTIPEGHEQNLVIRWGDPIVKGAPGFNPDKQTAAAQAGQFGYNNDFLSLLPLGGDYERQQLLVANHEYTDENLMFKAYDANNPTREQVEIAWAAHGLSVVAVQEDHRSGKLTAISRHQLNRRLHTTSEFRLTGPAAGGALLKTSVDPTGTKVLGTLNNCAGGTTPWGTTLHGEENFNQYFANAGQVTDPTQAARLKRYGVTSGATERKWERFDKRFDVAQEPNESHRFGWVVELDPYDPNSVPRKRTALGRFKHEAAQPRLTEDGRPVVYMGDDERFDYFYKFVSSKQMKKGNSRAAKEHNLTLLDEGTLYVAKLTGDSPAAELDGTGKLPHDGEFDGSGVWIKLATGNVSHVEGMTAEEVYVFTRLAADKVGATKMDRPEDVEPSPRTGRVYIALTNNTDRGKPGKEGAIEANPRNLNKHGQILELAENFDDPAGDGFAWRLFLVAGDPNDPATYFAGFPKDKVSPISCPDNVAFDPHGNLWISTDGNQLGSHDGLFGVATAGERRGELKQFLTVPRGAETCGPLIQDKRVLVSVQHPGEIDGASVEKPQSVWPDGPGKIVRPAVVSVWRKDGRNIGV, from the coding sequence GTGCGCAAGCTTCTGCCGTTCATCGGCAACCCGCATGGGAGCGGCCGGTCCGCTCTCACCTGTCGTTACCGCTGTGGCGACGCCTGCTTCCACGAGGTGCCGAACACAAGCGACAACGAGTACGTCGGCGATGTCATAGCCCGCGCCTACTCCCGCCGCGCGATGCTGCGTTCCGCCGCCGTCGTGACGGTCGCCACCGCCGCCGGGTCCGCAGTCGCGTTCGGCGGTCCGGGGCAGACCGCCAACGCCACCCCCTCCGCCGACGCCGCCGCGGCCGGCGCGGGCAAGGGCGGCGAGGCCGCCCGTGGTCTGCGCTTCAAGGCCGTCGCGCCGAACACCGACGACAAGGTCACGATCCCCGAGGGCCACGAGCAGAACCTGGTGATCCGCTGGGGCGACCCGATCGTCAAGGGTGCCCCGGGCTTCAACCCCGACAAGCAGACGGCCGCGGCGCAGGCCGGTCAGTTCGGCTACAACAACGACTTCCTGAGCCTTCTCCCGCTCGGCGGTGACTACGAGCGTCAGCAGCTGCTCGTGGCCAACCACGAGTACACGGACGAGAACCTCATGTTCAAGGCGTACGACGCGAACAACCCGACCCGTGAGCAGGTCGAGATCGCCTGGGCCGCGCACGGCCTGTCGGTGGTCGCCGTCCAGGAGGACCACCGCAGCGGCAAGCTGACCGCGATCAGCCGCCACCAGCTCAACCGCCGCCTGCACACGACGAGCGAGTTCCGCCTGACCGGCCCCGCCGCCGGCGGCGCGCTCCTGAAGACCTCGGTCGACCCCACCGGTACCAAGGTGCTGGGCACGCTCAACAACTGCGCCGGTGGCACCACCCCGTGGGGCACCACCCTGCACGGCGAGGAGAACTTCAACCAGTACTTCGCCAACGCCGGCCAGGTCACCGACCCCACCCAGGCCGCTCGCCTGAAGCGCTACGGCGTGACCTCCGGCGCCACCGAGCGCAAGTGGGAGCGGTTCGACAAGCGCTTCGACGTGGCGCAGGAGCCCAACGAGTCGCACCGCTTCGGCTGGGTCGTCGAGCTGGACCCGTACGACCCGAACTCGGTCCCGCGCAAGCGCACCGCGCTCGGCCGGTTCAAGCACGAGGCCGCGCAGCCCCGCCTGACCGAGGACGGCCGTCCGGTCGTCTACATGGGCGACGACGAGCGCTTCGACTACTTCTACAAGTTCGTCTCGTCGAAGCAGATGAAGAAGGGCAATTCGCGCGCCGCGAAGGAGCACAACCTCACGCTGCTCGACGAGGGCACCCTCTACGTCGCCAAGCTCACCGGTGACTCCCCGGCCGCCGAGCTCGACGGCACCGGCAAGCTCCCCCACGACGGCGAGTTCGACGGTTCCGGCGTCTGGATCAAGCTGGCCACCGGCAACGTCTCGCACGTCGAGGGCATGACCGCCGAGGAGGTGTACGTCTTCACGCGCCTGGCCGCCGACAAGGTGGGCGCCACGAAGATGGACCGCCCCGAGGACGTCGAGCCCTCCCCGCGCACCGGTCGCGTCTACATCGCGTTGACCAACAACACCGACCGGGGCAAGCCGGGCAAGGAAGGCGCCATCGAGGCGAACCCGCGCAACCTGAACAAGCACGGCCAGATCCTGGAGCTCGCCGAGAACTTCGACGACCCGGCGGGCGACGGGTTCGCCTGGCGGCTCTTCCTGGTCGCCGGTGACCCGAACGACCCGGCCACCTACTTCGCCGGCTTCCCGAAGGACAAGGTCAGCCCGATCTCCTGCCCCGACAACGTGGCCTTCGACCCGCACGGCAACCTGTGGATCTCCACGGACGGCAACCAGCTCGGCTCCCACGACGGCCTGTTCGGTGTCGCGACGGCCGGCGAGCGCCGCGGCGAGCTGAAGCAGTTCCTCACCGTTCCG